In Sphaeramia orbicularis chromosome 1, fSphaOr1.1, whole genome shotgun sequence, a genomic segment contains:
- the htt gene encoding huntingtin isoform X7, translating to MATMEKLMKAFESLKSFQQQQGPPTAEELVQRQKKEQATTKKDRVTHCLTICENIVAHSLRTSPEFQKLLGIAMEMFLLCSDDSESDVRMVADECLNKIIKALMDSNLPRLQLELYKEIKKNGASRSLRAALWRFAELAHLIRPQKCRPYLVNLLPCLTRITKRQEETVQETLAAAMPKIMVALGHFANDSEIKVVLKSFVANLKSSSPTIRRTAASSAVTVCQHSRRTSYFYTWLLNVLLGLLVPVDEEHPSHLILGVLLTLRYLMPLLQQQVNTTSLKGSFGVMRKEADVQPTPEQLLQVYELTLHYTQHWDHNVVTAALELLQQVFRTPPPELLHMLITAGSISHATVFRQDAESRARSGSILELIAGGGSSCSPLLLRKQRGKMLSGEEDGLEDEAERTEVTTGAFTASVVGADGSSSGQVDIITEQPRSSQHTLQPGDSVDLSASSEQGSGGGTCASDTPESPNENEEEMLSQSSSGGANITPETADYTTPENATPEGGGPLGEGAGTLLGTNDRSLPPSDSSQTTTEGPDSAVTPSDVAELSRTPFPRATEPSPPSPTSTEGPDATDSDSSVYTTSSSSSSFSFSSSSSSFYATSSSNTSDKVLDGSESQYSGMQIGTLQDEEDEGAAPASHEDHPEPFLQSALALSKPHLFEGRGHNRQGSDSSVDRFIPKEEPTEPEPDNKPSRIKGPIGHYTDQGVEPLVHCVRLLAASFLLSGQKNGLIPDKEVRVSVKALAVSCVGAAAALHPEAFFNPLYLEPLDGIPVGEQQYISDVLGLIDHGDPQIRGATAILCGAIIHAALTKTRYNIHSWLATVQSATGNPLSLMDLVPLLQKSLKDESSVTCKMACSAVRHCIMTVCSSTLSELGLQLVIDLLALRDSSYWLVRTELLETMAEMDFRLIHFLERKTEALHKGSHHYTGQLQLQERVLHNVVICLLGDDDPRVRHVAASAISRLVPKLFYDCDQGQVDPVVAVARDQSSVYLQLLMHETQPPSQFTVSTITRTYRGYNLSSVVSDVTLENNLSRVITAVSHAFTSSTSRALTFGCCEALCLLAFNFPVCTWSTGWHCGYVSSGSSFASRSSLNRTRGRALSLSQPSNTPASSSNTTSAPDSERRTLTVGMANMVLSLLSSAWFPLDLSSHQDALLLSGNLLAAVAPKCMRNPWAGEEESSSGSTNASAGPSKLEEPWAALSERSLVAMVEQLFSHLLKILNICAHVLDDTPPGPAVKATLPSLSNTPSLSPIRRKGKEKEASEPSAVPMSPKKSNEINTGRPADSSGSTAVNKSTTLGSFYHLPPYLKLYDVLKATHANYKVTLDLHSSQEKFGCFLRATLDVLSQLLELATLHDIGKCVEEILGYLKSCFSREPTMATVCVQQLLKTLFGTNLASQYEGVLSGPSRSQGKALRLGSSSLRPGLYHYCFMAPYTHFTQALADASLRNMVQAEQEQDTSGWFDVMQKASNQLRSNIANATRHRGDKNAIHNHIRLFEPLVIKALKQYTTSTSVGLQRQVLDLLAQLVQLRVNYCLLDSDQVFIGFVLKQFEYIEVGQFRDSEAIIPNIFFFLVLLSYERYHSKQIISIPKIIQLCDGIMASGRKAVTHAIPALQPIVHDLFVLRGSNKADAGKELDTQKEVVVSMLLRLIQYHQVLEMFILVLQQCHKENEDKWKRLSRQIADVILPMIAKQQMHLDSPEALGVLNTLFETVAPSSLRPVDMLLKSMFTTPATMASVATVQLWVSGILAILRVLVSQSTEDIVLSRIHELSLSPHLLSCQTISRLHQQSSSPNDTLAETLGSQESNGEAQKAPPEETFARFLLQLVGVLLDDISSRQVKVDITEQQHTFYCQQLGTLLMCLIHVFKSGMFRRITAAASRLLKGEGGQTGPEASQFYPLEGLNSMVQCLTTTHPSLVLLWCQVLLIINYTNYSWWAEVHQTPRRHSLSCTKLLSPHSSGEGEEDKPESRLAMVNREIVRRGALILFCDYVCQNLHDSEHLTWLIVNHVRDLISLSHEPPVQDFISAVHRNSAASGLFIQAIQSRCDNLTTPTMLKKTLQCLEGIHLSQSGSLLMLYVDKLLSTPFRVLARMVDTLACRRVEMLLAETLQNSIAQLPVEELDRIQEYLQRSGLAQRHQRFYSLLDRFRATVAGTSSPTPPVTSHPLDGDPSPAPELVIPDKEWYVALVKSQCCLRGDVSLLETTELLTKLPPADLFSIMSCKEFNLSLLCPCLSMGVQRLARGQGSLLLETALQVTIEQLAGVTQSLPAPHQSFLPPSQPQPYWEKLADVYDEPSFFPGVLSLCRALSQYLLSVNQLPASLHIPSEKEHLITAFTCTATEVIVWRLLQDQLPLSVDLQWALSCLCLALQQPCVWNKLSTAQYATHTCSLIYCLRLIIVAVAVRPGDQLLYPEKKRTRADRESDGDEVDSPHADHMCEWQACEIMAELVEGLQNILALGHHRNSAIPAFLTPTLRNIVISLSRLPLVNSYTRVPPLVWKLGWSPQPGGEFGTTLPEIPVDFLQEKDVFREFLYRINTLGWSSRTQFEETWATLLGVLVTQPITMDQEEETQQEEDLERTQLNVLAVQAITSLVLSAMTLPTAGNPAVSCLEQQPRNKSLKALETRFGRKLAVIRGEVEREIQALVSKRDNVHTHHPYHAWDPVPSLSAASAGTLISHEKLLLQINTEREMGNMDYKLGQVSIHSVWLGNNITPLREEEWGEDEEDEADTPAPTSPPLSPINSRKHRAGVDIHSCSQFLLELYSQWLIPGSPSNRRTPTILISEVVRSLLAVSDLFTERNQFDMMFSTLMELQKLHPPEDEILNQYLVPAICKAAAVLGMDKAIAEPVCRLLETTLRSTHLPSRMGALHGVLYVLECDLLDDTAKQLIPTVSEYLLSNLRAIAHCVNLHNQQHVLVMCAVAFYMMENYPLDVGAEFMAGVIQLCGVMVSASEDCTPSVIYHCVLRGLERLLLSEQLSRVDGEALVKLSVDRVNMPSPHRAMAALGLMLTCMYTGKEKASPASRPAHSDPQAPDSESIIVAMERVSVLFDRIRKGLPSEARVVSRILPQFLDDFFPPQDVMNKVIGEFLSNQQPYPQFMATVVYKVFQTLHATGQSSMVRDWVLLSLSNFTQRTPVAMAMWSLSCFFVSASTSQWISALLPHVISRMGSSEVVDVNLFCLVAMDFYRHQIDEELDRRAFQSVFETVASPGSPYYQLLGCLQSIHQDTSL from the exons AACATCTCCAgagtttcagaaactgctgggcATCGCCATGGAGATGTTCCTGCTCTGCAGCGATGACAGTGAATCAGACGTGCGGATGGTTGCTGATGAGTGCCTAAACAAAATCATCAAA GCGCTGATGGATTCCAACCTGCCTAGACTGCAGCTGGAGCTTTATAAAGAAATTAAAAAG AATGGTGCCTCTCGGAGCTTGAGGGCAGCTTTGTGGCGGTTTGCTGAGCTAGCTCACCTCATCAGGCCACAGAAATGCAG ACCATATCTGGTCAACCTGCTGCCATGCCTCACCAGAATCACCAAGCGGCAAGAGGAAACAGTTCAAGAGACGCTGGCTGCAGCAATGCCCAAGATTATGGTGGCCTTGGGTCATTTCGCTAATGATAGTGAAATCAAG GTGGTGCTGAAGTCATTTGTGGCCAACTTGAAGTCCAGCTCCCCCACCATCAGGCGGACAGCAGCCAGCTCAGCAGTCACTGTATGCCAACACTCTAGACGCACCAGCTACTTCTACACCTGGCTACTTAATGTGCTGCTTG GACTGTTGGTTCCAGTTGATGAAGAGCACCCCAGCCACCTTATTCTGGGGGTGCTATTAACCCTTCGCTACCTGATGCCTCTGCTGCAGCAGCAAGTCAATACAACCAGCCTGAAAGGAAGCTTTGGAGTCATGAGGAAAGAGGCTGATGTACAGCCAACACCTGAACAGCTGCTACAG GTATACGAGCTGACACTACACTACACACAGCACTGGGATCACAATGTGGTCACAGCTGCTCTGGAGCTCCTACAGCAGGTTTTCAGGACTCCGCCTCCAGagcttctgcacatgctcatcaCTGCAGGCAGCATTTCACACGCAACCGTGTTTCGCCAGGACGCTGAGAGCCGTGCGCGATCTGGCAGCATCCTTGAACTCATTG cAGGGGGAGGGTCTTCCTGCAGTCCACTCCTTCTCAGGAAACAGAGAG GGAAAATGCTCTCTGGAGAGGAGGATGGGTTGGAAGATGAAGCTGAGAGGACTGAGGTCACTACCGGTGCCTTTACAG CATCAGTTGTTGGTGCAGACGGCTCCTCTTCAGGCCAAGTAGACATCATCACTGAGCAGCCACGTTCCTCCCAGCACACCTTGCAGCCTGGTGACTCTGTGGACCTCAGTGCCTCTTCAGAGCAGGGCAGCGGTGGAGGGACATGTGCCTCAGACACTCCTGAATCACCCAATGAAAATGAAGAGGAAATGCTGAGTCAGAGCTCCAGCGGTGGAGCCAACATTACTCCAGAAACGGCAGACTACACCACACCAGAGAATGCAACACCAGAGGGTGGGGGGCCCCTTGGGGAAGGAGCAGGGACACTGCTAGGAACTAATGATCGCTCCCTTCCACCCAGTGACTCGTCCCAGACCACCACAGAGGGACCAGACTCAGCCGTCACCCCTTCAGATGTAGCAGAGCTG TCACGCACTCCATTTCCTCGGGCGACTGAGCCGTCCCCACCCTCGCCAACTTCCACCGAGGGTCCTGATGCCACAGACAGCGACTCTTCTGTCTACACCACTTCCTCTTCGTcatcttctttctctttttcctcctcctcttcttccttctatGCCACTTCCTCCTCTAACACTAGTGACAAG GTGCTGGATGGCAGTGAGAGCCAGTACTCTGGGATGCAGATTGGAACTCTACAGGATGAGGAAGATGAAGGAGCAGCACCTGCCTCCCACGAAGACCACCCAGAACCATTTCTGCAGTCTGCCCTGG CTCTAAGCAAACCTCACCTTTTTGAAGGCCGAGGGCACAACCGGCAAGGTTCAGACAGCAGTGTGGACCGTTTCATACCAAAGGAAGAACCTACTGAACCTGAGCCTGACAACAAG CCATCACGTATAAAGGGTCCAATAGGACACTATACAGACCAGGGGGTTGAGCCTTTAGTGCACTGTGTACGCCTACTTGCTGCTTCCTTCCTGCTCAGTGGACAAAAGAATG GTCTTATCCCTGATAAGGAGGTTCGAGTGAGTGTAAAGGCCCTGGCAGTCAGCTGTGTTGGGGCAGCAGCAGCCCTGCATCCTGAAGCCTTCTTTAATCCCCTCTACCTGGAGCCGCTGGACGGCATCCCAGTAGGAG AGCAGCAGTATATCAGTGATGTGCTTGGCCTCATTGATCATGGGGACCCCCAGATCCGTGGGGCCACAGCTATCCTTTGTGGAGCCATCATACATGCTGCACTCACCAAAACCCGTTACAACATACACAGCTGGCTGGCCACTGTGCAGAGTGCAACAG GTAACCCTCTGTCCTTGATGGACTTGGTGCCTTTGCTCCAGAAGAGTCTGAAGGATGAATCCTCTGTCACCTGTAAAATGGCTTGCTCTGCAGTAAGG CACTGCATCATGACTGTGTGCAGCAGCACTCTGAGTGAACTTGGACTGCAGTTGGTGATAGACCTGCTAGCGCTCAGGGACTCTTCCTATTGGCTTGTTCGCACTGAGCTATTAGAGACCATGGCTGAGATGGACTTCCG GTTAATTCATTTCCTGGAGAGGAAAACTGAAGCTTTACACAAAGGAAGTCATCACTACACTGGG CAATTACAGCTGCAAGAGAGGGTCCTACATAATGTGGTCATCTGCCTTTTGGGAGATGATGACCCACGAGTCCGACATGTGGCAGCGTCTGCTATCAGCAG GCTGGTTCCCAAGTTGTTCTATGACTGTGATCAGGGTCAGGTTGACCCAGTGGTCGCTGTTGCTCGGGACCAGAGTTCAGTGTACCTGCAGCTGCTAATGCATGAGACACAGCCTCCCTCTCAGTTCACTGTCAGCACAATCACAAG GACATACAGAGGCTACAACTTGTCCAGTGTTGTTTCTGATGTCACACTGGAGAACAACTTGTCCAGAGTCATAACTGCCGTCTCGCATGCTTTTACCTCCTCTACCTCCAGAGCCTTAACG TTTGGCTGCTGTGAAGCATTGTGCCTCCTGGCTTTCAACTTTCCTGTGTGCACTTGGAGCACAGGTTGGCACTGTGGCTACGTTAGCTCTGGTAGTAGTTTTGCTTCTCGGTCGAGCCTCAACCGCACCAGGGGCAGGGCCCTCAG CCTGTCACAACCTAGCAATACTCCTGCCTCTTCATCCAACACCACATCTGCACCAGACTCTGAACGCAGAACTCTGACTGTGGGAATGGCCAACATGGTTCTCTCCTTACTTTCCTCTGCCTGGTTCCCACTGGATCTCTCTTCACACCAGGATGCACTGTTGCTCAGTGGTAACTTGCTTGCTG CTGTAGCTCCTAAATGTATGCGCAACCCATGGGCTGGAGAGGAGGAGAGCAGTAGTGGGAGTACAAATGCCAGTGCAGGGCCAAGCAAGTTGGAGGAACCCTGGGCAGCGTTGTCAGAGCGATCCCTTGTGGCTATGGTGGAACAGCTGTTTTCTCATCTGTTGAAAATACTCAACATATGTGCACATGTGTTAGATGACACTCCACCTGGACCAGCAGTAAAG GCGACCCTCCCTTCACTGTCCAACACACCCTCCCTCAGTCCCATCCGCCGGAAAGGGAAGGAGAAGGAGGCTTCAGAGCCTAGTGCTGTACCGATGAGTCCCAAGAAAAGTAATGAGATCAACACAG GCAGACCTGCAGACAGCTCAGGATCAACAGCCGTCAACAAATCCACAACACTTGGTAGCTTCTACCACCTGCCACCCTACCTCAAGCTCTATGATGTCCTAAAAGCCACACATGCAAACTACAAG gTGACTTTGGACCTTCACAGTAGCCAGGAGAAGTTTGGCTGTTTTCTTCGTGCCACTCTAGATGTTCTGTCACAGCTGCTGGAGCTGGCTACATTGCATGACATTGGCAAG TGTGTAGAGGAAATTTTGGGCTATCTGAAGTCCTGCTTCTCCAGAGAACCAACCATGGCTACTGTATGTGTACAGCAG CTCTTGAAGACCCTATTTGGGACCAACTTGGCCTCCCAGTATGAGGGTGTCCTGAGTGGACCCAGCCGTTCCCAAGGCAAGGCACTCAGACTGGGTTCCTCCAGCCTTCGCCCGGGCCTTTACCATTACTGCTTTATGGCGCCATACACGCACTTCACACAAGCTCTGGCTGATGCAAGTCTCCGTAACATGGTGCAAGCTGAGCAAGAGCAGGACACATCTGG GTGGTTTGATGTGATGCAAAAGGCTTCAAACCAGCTGAGGTCCAACATTGCAAATGCAACGCGCCACAGAGGAGACAAG AATGCCATCCACAACCACATTCGGCTGTTTGAGCCACTGGTGATAAAAGCTTTGAAGCAGTACACCACGAGCACCTCTGTAGGCCTGCAGAGACAAGTTCTTGACCTGCTAGCCCAGCTTGTGCAGCTTAGAGTTAACTACTGCCTGTTGGATTCAGATCAG GTGTTCATTGGCTTTGTTCTGAAGCAGTTTGAGTACATTGAAGTAGGACAGTTCAG GGATTCAGAGGCCATCATTCCCAACATCTTTTTCTTCCTTGTGCTGCTTTCTTATGAGCGGTACCACTCCAAACAAATAATCAGCATCCCCAAGATCATCCAGTTGTGTGATGGCATCATGGCTAGTGGTAGAAAAGCTGTGACCCATg CCATCCCTGCTTTACAACCAATAGTCCATGACCTTTTTGTGTTGAGGGGCTCCAACAAAGCAGATGCAGGCAAAGAGCTGGACACACAAAAAGAAGTGGTGGTGTCCATGCTGTTGAGGCTCATACAGTATCACCAG GTGTTGGAGATGTTTATACTTGTGCTACAGCAGTGTCACAAGGAGAATGAGGACAAGTGGAAGAGATTGTCCAGACAGATTGCTGATGTCATTCTTCCTATGATTGCAAAGCAGCAG ATGCATTTGGACTCTCCTGAGGCATTGGGGGTATTGAATACTCTCTTTGAGACGGTAGCACCCTCCTCTCTGAGGCCTGTAGACATGCTGCTCAAGAGTATGTTCACCACTCCTGCCACCATG GCATCAGTAGCTACTGTCCAGCTGTGGGTGTCTGGTATCCTGGCGATCCTCAGGGTACTTGTGTCTCAGTCCACTGAAGACATCGTCCTATCACGGATCCATGAGCTCTCACTTTCCCCACATCTCTTATCTTGCCAAACTATCAGTCGGCTGCATCAACAGAGCTCTTCTCCTAATGACACACTTGCCGAGACACTTGGTAGTCAGGAGTCTAATGGTGAGGCCCAGAAAGCCCCACCTGAGGAAACCTTCGCCAG GTTCTTGCTTCAGCTAGTAGGAGTGTTGCTGGATGACATTTCCTCGAGGCAGGTTAAAGTGGACATCACAGAGCAGCAACACACTTTCTACTGCCAACAGCTGGGGACACTGCTCATGTGTCTCATACATGTCTTCAAAAGTG GAATGTTCCGCAGGATCACAGCTGCAGCCAGCCGCCTCCTAAAGGGGGAGGGTGGACAGACTGGCCCTGAAGCCAGCCAGTTTTACCCTCTGGAGGGTCTGAACAGTATGGTGCAGTGCCTGACCACTACTCACCCCTCTTTAGTACTGCTTTGGTGCCAGGTCTTGCTCATCATCAACTACACCAACTACTCCTGGTGGGCTGAGGTGCACCAGACACCCAG ACGACACAGCCTCTCCTGCACAAAGCTGCTGAGTCCTCACTCCTCAGGGGAAGGTGAAGAGGACAAGCCGGAGTCTCGATTAGCTATGGTCAACAGAGAGATTGTACGCAGGGGAGCACTAATCCTCTTCTGTGACTATGTG TGTCAGAATCTCCACGACTCGGAGCATTTAACGTGGCTGATTGTCAATCATGTACGGGACCTCATCAGCCTTTCCCATGAGCCTCCAGTACAGGATTTTATCAGTGCTGTGCACCGCAACTCAGCTGCCAGTGGCCTTTTTATCCAGGCCATCCAGTCCCGATGTGACAACCTCACCACT CCTACCATGTTGAAGAAGACTCTGCAGTGTTTGGAAGGCATCCACTTGAGTCAGTCTGGCTCCCTGTTGATGCTGTATGTGGACAAGCTGCTCAGTACCCCATTCCGGGTTCTGGCTCGCATGGTGGACACACTAGCTTGCCGCAGGGTAGAGATGCTGCTTGCTGAAACACTACAG AATAGTATAGCCCAGCTGCCTGTGGAGGAACTAGACAGGATTCAGGAATACCTCCAGAGAAGTGGCCTGGCTCAGAG GCATCAGCGGTTCTACTCCCTGCTGGACAGGTTCCGAGCCACTGTTGCTGGCACGAGCAGCCCCACTCCACCTGTGACATCCCATCCTTTGGATGGAGACCCATCCCCTGCCCCTGAGCTGGTCATTCCAGATAAG GAGTGGTATGTTGCTCTGGTGAAGTCCCAGTGCTGTCTTCGTGGAGATGTTTCTCTCTTGGAGACAACAGAACTTCTTACCAAACTACCTCCAGCTGATCTTTTCAGCATCATGAGCTGCAAG GAGTTCAACCTCAGCTTGTTGTGTCCATGTCTGAGTATGGGAGTGCAGCGCTTAGCACGGGGTCAGGGCTCTCTTTTGTTGGAGACAGCCTTGCAGGTGACCATAGAGCAACTTGCAGGGGTCACCCAGTCTCTTCCTGCGCCACACCAGTCCTTCCTGCCACCTTCCCAGCCACAGCCCTACTGGGAAAAACTAGCCGATGTTTATG ATGAGCCAAGTTTCTTCCCTGGAGTTCTGTCACTTTGCAGAGCTTTGTCACAGTATCTGCTGAGTGTGAATCAGCTGCCTGCCTCACTACATATCCCCTCTGAAAAGGAGCACCTCATCACTGCTTTCACCTGCACTGCCACTGAG GTGATTGTTTGGCGTCTGCTCCAGGACCAGTTGCCTCTGAGTGTGGACCTTCAGTGGGCTCTGTCCTGCCTGTGTCTAGCCCTGCAGCAGCCCTGCGTCTGGAACAAGCTGTCTACTGCCCAGTATGCCACACACACTTGCTCCCTCATCTATTGCCTCCGCCTCATCATTGTTGCAG TGGCCGTGAGACCTGGTGACCAGCTTCTTTATCCAGAGAAGAAGCGGACAAGGGCAGATAGAGAGAGTGATGGAGATGAAGTGGATTCACCACATGCTGACC ACATGTGCGAATGGCAAGCTTGTGAGATTATGGCGGAGCTGGTGGAAGGTCTGCAGAACATCCTTGCCCTGGGTCACCATAGAAACAGTGCAATCCCTGCTTTTCTTACACCAACTCTGCGTAACATTGTCATCAGCCTGTCCCGACTGCCTCTCGTCAACAGCTACACCCGAGTACCTCCACTG GTTTGGAAACTGGGCTGGTCCCCACAGCCAGGAGGCGAGTTTGGCACGACACTACCAGAGATTCCAGTGGACTTCTTGCAGGAAAAGGATGTCTTCCGAGAGTTTCTCTACCGTATCAACACATTGG GCTGGAGCAGCAGGACTCAGTTTGAAGAGACCTGGGCCACTCTACTTGGGGTGCTGGTCACCCAACCCATAACTATGGATCAGGAGGAAGAGACACAGCAAGAG GAGGACCTGGAGCGTACCCAGTTGAACGTATTAGCAGTACAGGCCATCACCAGCCTGGTGCTGAGTGCCATGACCCTGCCCACTGCTGGAAACCCTGCAGTCAGCTGTCTGGAACAGCAACCTCGCAACAAGAGCCTCAAGGCACTAGAAACCAG GTTTGGAAGAAAACTTGCAGTGATCAGGGGTGAGGTGGAGAGAGAGATTCAGGCTCTTGTGTCGAAGAGAGACAATGTTCACACACACCACCCCTACCACGCTTGGGACCCTGTGCCCTCGCTCTCAGCAGCCTCTGCTG GCACACTGATCAGCCATGAGAAACTGCTACTTCAGATCAACACAGAGAGGGAGATGGGCAATATGGACTACAAACTAGGACAG GTCTCAATCCATTCAGTGTGGCTAGGTAACAACATCACTCCTTTGAGAGAGGAAGAATGgggtgaagatgaagaagatgaagcagACACACCCGCACCTACATCCCCACCTTTATCTCCTATCAACTCAAG GAAGCATCGTGCAGGTGTGGACATTCATTCATGTTCCCAGTTTCTTCTGGAGCTCTACAGCCAGTGGCTGATCCCTGGTTCCCCAAGCAACAGGAGGACTCCAACCATACTGATCAGTGAAGTGGTTCGATCG CTGCTGGCAGTGTCAGACCTCTTCACAGAGAGAAATCAGTTTGACATGATGTTCTCCACCCTGATGGAACTGCAGAAGCTCCACCCACCAGAAGATGAGATTCTCAACCAGTACCTGGTTCCTGCAATCTGCAAGGCTGCAGCTGTGTTGGGCATG GATAAGGCGATAGCTGAGCCTGTGTGTCGCCTGCTGGAGACGACCCTACGCAGCACCCACCTGCCCAGCCGAATGGGAGCTCTGCATGGAGTTTTGTACGTGTTAGAATGTGACCTGCTGGATGATACAGCCAAACAGCTCATCCCCACAGTCTCAGAGTACCTGCTGTCCAACCTCAGGGCTATTGCTCA CTGTGTGAACCTGCACAACCAGCAGCATGTGTTGGTGATGTGTGCAGTAGCCTTCTACATGATGGAGAACTACCCCCTGGATGTAGGAGCTGAGTTTATGGCTGGAGTTATACAG CTGTGTGGTGTGATGGTCTCAGCCAGTGAGGATTGCACTCCCTCTGTGATCTATCATTGTGTTCTGCGTGGCCTGGAGCGCCTGCTGCTGTCAGAGCAGTTGTCTCGCGTAGATGGCGAAGCTTTGGTCAAGCTCAGCGTGGATCGAGTGAACATGCCCTCCCCACACAGAGCAATGGCCGCCCTGGGACTCATGCTCACCTGCATGTACACTG GCAAGGAGAAAGCCAGTCCTGCCAGTCGCCCCGCCCACTCTGACCCTCAGGCCCCGGACAGCGAGTCGATCATTGTTGCCATGGAGAGGGTCTCTGTGCTCTTTGACAG AATCCGGAAGGGTTTACCCAGTGAGGCGCGGGTGGTGTCCAGGATTCTGCCCCAGTTTCTGGATGACTTCTTCCCACCGCAGGATGTCATGAACAAGGTCATCGGAGAGTTCCTGTCCAATCAGCAGCCCTACCCACAATTCATGGCCACTGTCGTCTACAAG